The following proteins are encoded in a genomic region of Dioscorea cayenensis subsp. rotundata cultivar TDr96_F1 chromosome 8, TDr96_F1_v2_PseudoChromosome.rev07_lg8_w22 25.fasta, whole genome shotgun sequence:
- the LOC120267031 gene encoding auxin-responsive protein IAA30-like: MATALVADKEQFSLGFEATELRLGLPGDGETAKSNGKRGFSETIDLKLKLQTVDSDETSEEPERMKKSVAEKSIKEPEKPPAKAQVVGWPPVRSYRKNIMAVQSEKATKEDGEKSGNGTAGAAFVKVSMDGAPYLRKVDLKMYNSYKELSTALEKMFSSFTIGNCGSQGMNGRDFMNESKLMDLLNGSEYVPTYEDKDGDWMLVGDVPWEMFVDSCKRLRIMKGSEAIGLAPRAMEKCKNRR, translated from the exons ATGGCTACTGCGTTGGTTGCTGATAAGGAACAGTTTAGTCTCGGTTTCGAGGCCACTGAGCTGCGTCTTGGTCTCCCCGGAGACGGTGAGACGGCCAAGAGCAATGGGAAAAGAGGGTTTTCTGAGACTATTGATCTGAAGCTTAAGCTTCAGACTGTGGACTCTGATGAAACTAGTGAAGAACCTGAGAGGATGAAGAAGTCAGTTGCTGAGAAGAGCATCAAGGAGCCTGAGAAACCTCCTGCTAA GGCACAAGTTGTGGGCTGGCCACCAGTTCGATCTTACCGAAAGAACATCATGGCTGTGCAGTCAGAGAAGGCTACCAAGGAGGACGGAGAGAAGTCCGGCAACGGTACTGCTGGTGCTGCCTTTGTGAAGGTGAGCATGGATGGTGCTCCTTACCTGCGTAAAGTGGACCTCAAGATGTACAACAGCTACAAAGAACTCTCCACTGCACTAGAGAAAATGTTCAGCTCCTTCACCATTG GGAATTGTGGTTCTCAAGGAATGAATGGAAGGGACTTCATGAATGAGAGCAAGCTGATGGATCTCTTGAATGGTTCAGAGTACGTACCCACTTATGAAGACAAAGATGGAGACTGGATGCTTGTTGGTGATGTCCCATGGGA GATGTTTGTTGATTCATGCAAACGTCTGAGGATAATGAAAGGATCTGAAGCTATTGGACTCG CACCAAGAGCCATGGAAAAATGCAAGAACAGACGTTGA